AACAAATAACCGTAGAACGCCGTCAGCAGCGTAACCGCCATTCCCCGGCCGAGCTGTGAGGGATCATCCATGGCCGACAGCGTCTGGATGACTCCGATGATGACTCCCACCCATCCGGCAGCGACGAATCCGCGACGCCCAGTTTCGGCCGCCTGTCGCACTTCGGAATGTCGGGATGAATCGCCGCGCCCGAACAGCGCTGCCACGACGCGCAGCACGGAATTCAGTCCATGCGCTTGCCGCCATGATTCCGCCGCCGACAAACGCGACAAACAGAATCCGAAGCAACGTCGACAAGGCTGGCGGCTCCGGACCCGAACACCAGCTCCGAATACTCCCGTGATGCAATCAACAAACCAGGCCATTTCATGGGAGGTTCCTTTGGGCAGCCTTCGTACGAATTCGCGGCGACACGCGGCACGTGCCCGAACACAAGACGGCAGCCATCGCGGAATGGCAGCTTGCCGGCGACTCGTCGGCAGCACGGTTCACTATCAATCGATTCCGCTGCGGAGGCTGCATCAGTGATCGCGGGAGGATTGATTGGCGGGCCGGGAATTTTCCCGTCGTGGTCGCGACGATTGCGCAGACGGCTGCAGTGGCACGGTCTGCTACAGCG
This genomic stretch from Planctomycetaceae bacterium harbors:
- a CDS encoding MotA/TolQ/ExbB proton channel family protein, translated to MLRVVAALFGRGDSSRHSEVRQAAETGRRGFVAAGWVGVIIGVIQTLSAMDDPSQLGRGMAVTLLTAFYGYLFAYLICLPVERSAVSD